In the Alteromonas sp. M12 genome, one interval contains:
- a CDS encoding OmpW family outer membrane protein, translated as MKKLAVYLAVAIALGATNAQAYTTGDMILRAGVTTVAPDESSSNVFIGSTDVGVGVNVDNNTQLGLNFAYFLSPNWAIEVLAATPFEHDIGLDTVGALGSTKHLPPTISANYHFLDADSAFQPYVGLGVNYTIFFSEDFTAANQEAGFSDLELDDSVGLSAQIGFDYMLDDNWFVNASARYIDISTEATFTNNGTAGTVDVDIDPFVYSLTVGYKF; from the coding sequence ATGAAAAAACTAGCAGTCTATCTTGCTGTAGCTATCGCTCTTGGCGCTACTAATGCACAAGCCTACACAACCGGTGATATGATTTTACGTGCCGGTGTAACCACTGTTGCACCAGATGAATCAAGCAGTAATGTTTTTATCGGTAGCACGGATGTTGGTGTTGGCGTGAATGTAGATAACAACACTCAGTTAGGATTAAATTTTGCGTATTTCTTGTCACCCAATTGGGCGATTGAAGTACTAGCAGCAACGCCTTTTGAACATGATATTGGTTTAGACACAGTGGGCGCATTAGGCTCAACAAAACACTTACCGCCAACTATCTCAGCTAATTACCACTTCTTAGATGCCGATAGTGCATTTCAGCCTTATGTTGGTTTAGGTGTTAACTACACTATTTTCTTCAGTGAAGATTTCACCGCAGCCAATCAAGAAGCGGGCTTTAGTGACTTAGAGTTAGATGACTCTGTTGGTTTGTCTGCACAAATCGGCTTTGATTACATGTTGGACGACAATTGGTTTGTTAACGCTTCAGCGCGCTATATAGATATCAGCACTGAAGCAACATTTACTAATAATGGGACTGCTGGAACAGTGGATGTGGATATTGACCCATTTGTTTATTCACTGACTGTTGGTTATAAATTTTAA
- a CDS encoding response regulator, whose translation MRILLVEDDHALSEALSKSLRTQGYAVNCVFNGKDAIAALNSDDCNLMILDLGLPDMDGLTLLDKIRKQKNPIPTLILTARDSTSDKIQGLDKGADDYLPKPFEMSELLARLRVMERRLGTSQQSLVTCGPVSLDITHHLLIIDNQPIETSRREFTLLKSLMENLGRIQSKQQLESKLYEWGDEVASNTIEVHIHNLRKKLPEDFIKTVRGVGYSINQRAYPA comes from the coding sequence ATGCGTATTTTATTAGTAGAAGACGACCACGCGTTATCGGAAGCCTTAAGCAAATCATTGCGAACCCAAGGCTATGCCGTTAATTGTGTGTTCAACGGCAAAGACGCGATAGCCGCGCTAAACTCAGACGATTGCAATTTAATGATTCTTGACCTTGGATTGCCGGATATGGATGGGTTAACCTTACTTGATAAAATCCGCAAACAAAAAAACCCGATTCCAACACTGATATTAACCGCCCGTGACTCTACCTCGGATAAAATCCAAGGCTTAGATAAGGGCGCAGATGACTATCTGCCAAAACCGTTTGAAATGTCAGAATTATTGGCCCGTTTACGTGTGATGGAAAGGCGGTTAGGCACCTCTCAACAGTCCTTAGTAACCTGCGGACCAGTCAGCCTAGATATTACTCATCACTTATTGATAATTGATAATCAGCCAATAGAAACCTCCCGTCGTGAATTTACCCTGCTTAAATCCTTAATGGAAAATCTTGGGCGTATTCAATCCAAACAACAACTGGAATCTAAGCTATATGAATGGGGCGATGAAGTGGCAAGTAATACAATCGAAGTTCACATTCACAATCTGCGCAAAAAATTACCTGAAGATTTTATTAAGACCGTTCGTGGTGTAGGCTACAGTATAAATCAGCGAGCCTACCCTGCTTAA
- a CDS encoding ATP-binding protein, translating to MDSIRKYLTLLLISAIALISFIAALQGYRSGMQMSSVLFDAELKTLAQSITNLPNQINDTIPASNEDLAIQSWSASNLVLRTSNVPLTPIAPFEIGYSDQNFNAQRWRVYASFNQQTFTWVFVAQPLKTRFELTEEMMISAMTPFFVAIPVLALAIFLLVTYGLAPLRELTSQLSTRRENDFSAIELSRTPEELLPTVNTLNSLLTRLNSAFEREKQFASHAAHELRTPLSVLKINLHNLQQSQCSDYEDIKHLQQDTDRMIHVVNQILLLSRTNPEIISANFDTFDPYKIAQKVISDIYVNIDKKNQNIELNGESCEFRGNEFALYTLLQNLISNANKYTPENSDIRINLSLDDKCLHINVDDSGAGIPEHEQAKSTLRFYRGQNHQKSKIEGSGLGLSIVEQIVAMHNGKLTLGKSDLGGLSVLVELYSA from the coding sequence ATGGATTCAATTCGTAAATATCTGACTTTACTTCTTATCAGTGCCATCGCGCTGATTAGTTTCATTGCCGCACTGCAAGGGTATCGTTCAGGAATGCAAATGTCGTCGGTTTTATTCGACGCTGAATTGAAAACACTCGCTCAGAGTATTACTAACCTACCTAATCAAATTAACGATACGATTCCCGCGTCAAATGAAGATCTAGCGATTCAAAGTTGGTCAGCTAGCAACTTAGTTTTGCGCACAAGTAATGTGCCATTAACCCCAATAGCGCCGTTTGAAATCGGTTATTCCGACCAGAACTTCAATGCCCAACGATGGCGGGTTTACGCTAGCTTCAATCAACAAACCTTTACTTGGGTTTTTGTTGCTCAGCCTTTAAAAACTCGGTTTGAGCTTACCGAAGAAATGATGATTTCAGCGATGACACCATTTTTTGTTGCTATCCCAGTTTTAGCGTTAGCGATTTTCTTGCTCGTTACCTATGGTTTAGCACCGCTGCGGGAACTAACCAGTCAGTTGTCTACTCGACGAGAAAACGACTTTTCGGCTATTGAGCTGTCTCGAACGCCAGAAGAGTTATTGCCAACGGTGAACACACTTAATAGTTTGTTAACCAGGTTGAATTCCGCATTTGAGCGGGAAAAGCAATTTGCCAGTCATGCCGCACACGAGTTAAGAACGCCACTGAGCGTACTGAAAATAAATTTGCACAATTTACAGCAGAGTCAATGCTCAGACTACGAAGATATTAAACATTTACAACAAGATACTGATCGAATGATTCATGTTGTAAATCAAATTTTGCTATTAAGTCGTACCAATCCTGAAATAATTTCAGCCAACTTTGACACTTTTGATCCTTATAAAATAGCGCAGAAAGTCATTTCCGATATTTATGTAAATATCGATAAAAAAAACCAAAATATTGAACTCAATGGTGAGTCTTGTGAATTTCGGGGAAATGAATTTGCGCTTTACACCTTGCTGCAAAACCTGATTAGTAATGCCAATAAATACACACCAGAGAATAGTGATATACGGATAAACTTAAGTCTGGATGATAAATGTTTACACATTAACGTTGACGATTCAGGGGCCGGTATTCCCGAACATGAGCAAGCTAAATCTACCTTACGTTTTTATCGTGGTCAGAATCATCAAAAAAGTAAAATCGAAGGAAGTGGATTAGGCTTATCCATAGTCGAACAAATAGTCGCTATGCACAATGGCAAGCTTACACTAGGTAAATCCGACTTAGGTGGTTTGAGTGTGCTTGTTGAGCTTTATTCTGCATGA
- a CDS encoding cupredoxin domain-containing protein, giving the protein MIGFVALSFNAFAIDEITITIRNHLFYPPEIDIPQHKKVKITFINQDDTPEEIDSFDLNREKVVFANSRSSIYVGPLDAGRYRYFGEYHPNTAIGFVNVVSTEENQDVK; this is encoded by the coding sequence ATGATAGGGTTTGTTGCGCTATCATTTAACGCCTTTGCCATCGACGAAATTACTATCACGATTCGAAATCATCTATTTTACCCGCCAGAAATTGATATTCCGCAGCACAAAAAAGTAAAAATCACCTTTATCAATCAGGATGATACTCCTGAAGAAATTGATAGTTTCGACCTCAACAGAGAAAAAGTAGTGTTTGCAAATAGTCGCTCAAGTATTTACGTCGGTCCTTTAGATGCCGGTAGGTATCGTTACTTTGGAGAATATCACCCCAATACAGCAATTGGCTTTGTTAACGTCGTGTCCACTGAGGAGAATCAAGATGTTAAGTAA